In a genomic window of Halobiforma lacisalsi AJ5:
- a CDS encoding class I SAM-dependent methyltransferase, with amino-acid sequence MGYHTFDAERADKLEQSGQRYRFVSAEELLWALSLSADDTVADLGSGTGFFTDDVAPHAGTVHAIDVQEEMHEYYRQKGVPENVTLVTSDVSDLPFDDDALDAAFSTMTYHEFASDEALAEIRRVLATDGRLVLFDWTATGSGTSGPPLDERYSPDEAVDALRNAGFTVEHEAVRPETFLLIGTLE; translated from the coding sequence ATGGGTTATCACACGTTCGATGCCGAGCGTGCCGACAAGCTGGAACAGTCCGGACAGCGATACCGCTTCGTCTCGGCAGAGGAACTGCTGTGGGCGCTTTCACTCTCCGCTGACGATACCGTTGCCGACCTCGGCAGCGGGACCGGCTTCTTTACCGACGACGTCGCACCCCACGCCGGCACGGTCCACGCGATCGACGTCCAGGAGGAAATGCACGAGTACTACCGGCAAAAGGGCGTCCCGGAGAACGTCACCCTCGTGACCAGCGACGTGAGCGACCTGCCGTTCGACGACGACGCACTCGACGCCGCGTTCTCGACGATGACCTACCACGAGTTCGCGAGCGACGAAGCACTGGCCGAGATCCGACGCGTCCTGGCTACCGACGGCCGACTCGTCCTTTTCGACTGGACAGCGACCGGGTCCGGTACAAGCGGCCCACCCCTCGACGAACGCTACAGTCCGGACGAGGCGGTGGACGCGCTCCGCAACGCCGGCTTCACCGTTGAACACGAAGCAGTCCGTCCGGAAACGTTTCTGCTGATCGGGACGCTCGAGTGA
- a CDS encoding SRPBCC family protein — translation MSIGIDAPPEDVWPWLLQLGQERGGFYSYTWAENLLGFDIHNADEIIPRYQDLAVGDTVRLARADRFPETKLEVASVAPEKSLVLRTPDQPPWWVWAFVLAPVGPTETRLLVRARIRLPQNPVIRFASQLVLDPVTFVMTRGMLRGIKSRVENAVNDTYTADVEASDSESNR, via the coding sequence GTGAGTATCGGTATCGATGCACCGCCTGAAGACGTGTGGCCGTGGTTGCTGCAACTCGGTCAGGAGCGCGGTGGGTTCTACAGTTACACGTGGGCGGAGAATCTGCTCGGATTCGACATCCATAATGCCGACGAAATCATCCCCAGGTACCAGGACCTCGCGGTCGGTGATACGGTACGACTGGCTCGTGCCGACCGGTTCCCCGAGACGAAACTCGAGGTGGCTTCGGTGGCCCCCGAGAAATCGCTCGTGCTTCGAACCCCCGATCAGCCTCCCTGGTGGGTCTGGGCGTTCGTACTCGCTCCCGTCGGTCCGACCGAAACACGACTCCTCGTCCGGGCTCGAATCCGCCTTCCACAGAATCCCGTAATTAGGTTCGCCAGCCAGTTGGTTCTCGATCCAGTTACGTTCGTAATGACCCGCGGGATGCTTCGCGGTATCAAATCACGTGTGGAGAACGCGGTGAACGACACATACACGGCGGACGTGGAGGCAAGCGACAGTGAGAGTAACCGATAG
- a CDS encoding helix-turn-helix domain-containing protein: MPYFRLTGGDHAEFEAAFEYDDSVTNVAPIDEVDDARLYRAEWTQNIESIVYAYVELGATILQAIGRAENWELRMRFDDQESPSQFRTYCEENAISFELNRIQDQEQPMASAQYDLTTKQRETLVTALKQGYYEVPQTVSMSDLAEVMEISQQALSKRVHAALENLITNILTVLTFTHPDDEGVKPVSGVRIA; the protein is encoded by the coding sequence ATGCCGTACTTCCGGCTGACTGGTGGAGATCATGCGGAGTTCGAAGCGGCGTTCGAATACGACGACTCGGTCACGAACGTCGCCCCCATTGACGAAGTAGACGATGCCAGATTGTATCGTGCCGAGTGGACGCAAAACATCGAATCGATCGTCTATGCCTACGTCGAACTCGGGGCGACGATTCTACAGGCGATCGGCAGAGCTGAAAACTGGGAGCTCCGGATGCGGTTTGACGATCAAGAGAGTCCCTCTCAGTTCCGAACGTACTGCGAGGAGAACGCGATCTCGTTCGAACTCAACCGAATACAGGATCAAGAACAGCCGATGGCGAGTGCCCAGTACGATCTCACGACGAAGCAACGTGAGACGCTGGTTACCGCGCTCAAACAGGGGTACTACGAAGTACCTCAGACAGTCTCGATGAGCGACCTGGCCGAGGTAATGGAGATCTCACAGCAGGCGCTTTCGAAGCGGGTTCACGCTGCGCTCGAGAACCTCATCACGAATATCCTGACGGTCCTGACGTTCACCCACCCGGACGACGAGGGAGTTAAACCCGTGTCGGGAGTGAGGATCGCGTGA
- a CDS encoding ArsR/SmtB family transcription factor gives MQYGGSSSSDSAEIFQILADEYARKILLAADHGPKTAKTLSEECDASLTTIYRRVSKLQDYGLIEEHHTVDDDGSHRSKFETSLEELHVEISDGQLSLTMETRDELADNFTSLWSNLRGED, from the coding sequence GTGCAATACGGAGGGTCCTCGTCCTCGGACTCGGCTGAAATCTTCCAAATCCTCGCGGACGAGTACGCACGGAAGATACTCCTCGCCGCGGATCACGGCCCGAAGACCGCGAAAACGCTCAGCGAGGAGTGTGACGCCTCGCTTACGACGATCTATCGGCGGGTATCGAAGCTGCAAGACTACGGCCTCATCGAGGAACACCACACGGTCGACGACGACGGCTCGCACCGGAGCAAGTTCGAAACGTCGCTCGAAGAACTCCACGTCGAAATTTCGGACGGACAACTCTCGCTGACGATGGAGACGCGAGACGAACTCGCAGACAACTTCACCTCGCTCTGGAGCAACCTTCGGGGGGAGGACTGA
- a CDS encoding helix-turn-helix domain-containing protein, protein MPRAQLSVSLPEDVWIHEVSTAHAEAGFEVVTALAGEDAGIALVRVTTDDLVSILGTIDAQSDVVSLDLLWTQGGTGLVQVEATSPSLLLPLWQAGIPIEMPFSIDDGTATWELTTSSDRLSELGEYLDEAAVEYDLEFVSEIGSQAANRLLTERQREVLTVAIEEGYYAVPREASLTQVAETLGVSKATCSDVLHRAESGIVNWFAEEHLAQS, encoded by the coding sequence ATGCCGCGAGCGCAACTGTCGGTCTCGCTGCCCGAGGACGTCTGGATACACGAGGTGTCGACCGCACACGCGGAGGCAGGGTTCGAAGTCGTGACGGCGCTGGCCGGGGAGGACGCCGGGATCGCCCTGGTCCGGGTCACGACCGACGATCTGGTCTCCATCCTCGGGACGATCGACGCCCAGTCCGATGTCGTCTCGCTCGACTTGCTCTGGACACAGGGTGGGACGGGGCTCGTACAGGTCGAGGCGACGAGTCCGTCGCTGCTCTTGCCGCTGTGGCAGGCCGGGATCCCGATCGAGATGCCGTTCAGTATCGACGACGGGACGGCAACGTGGGAGTTGACGACGTCGTCGGACCGGCTGTCGGAACTCGGCGAATACCTCGACGAAGCGGCCGTCGAGTACGACCTCGAGTTCGTCTCGGAGATCGGTTCTCAGGCTGCGAACCGACTGCTGACCGAGCGCCAGCGGGAGGTACTAACCGTCGCGATCGAGGAAGGCTACTACGCAGTACCGCGCGAAGCGTCGCTCACGCAGGTCGCAGAGACGCTTGGCGTCTCCAAAGCGACCTGCAGCGACGTCCTCCACCGAGCCGAGAGCGGGATCGTCAACTGGTTCGCAGAAGAGCATCTCGCACAGAGCTAA
- a CDS encoding aminotransferase class V-fold PLP-dependent enzyme: protein MTPLELRADIPALQEDVYLNFGAHGPSPEYVVDAADAFLRSHEYDVPVTDDPYEAAFRAFDHTRETVASFIGAEPDEVALTESTTAGINAIANAIDWQPGDVVVRTDLEHPAGILPWQRLERAGVDVRVVETEDGRIDRNQFAEAVSDARLVCFSAVTWTHGTRLPVSELVDIAHDAGAFTLVDAVQVPGQLSMDVSAWGADAVAAAGHKWLLGLWGGGFLYVNRPVAEELEPRTVGYRSVETPTADPFEFAAGARRFEVGSANPAPHVALHEAIQAISEVGIDRIEDRVHRLAGRLVDGIPEARLLSPSPPESGLVTIEVDDPDATVQRLATEGIVVRALPLPNAIRASVHAVNTAADVDRLLEELEREW, encoded by the coding sequence ATGACTCCACTCGAACTCCGAGCCGACATCCCGGCGCTTCAGGAAGACGTCTACCTCAACTTCGGCGCTCACGGTCCGAGCCCGGAATACGTCGTCGACGCCGCCGACGCGTTTCTCCGGTCCCACGAGTACGATGTGCCGGTCACGGACGATCCGTACGAGGCGGCGTTTCGCGCGTTCGATCACACCCGAGAGACGGTCGCATCGTTCATCGGCGCCGAACCGGACGAGGTCGCACTCACGGAGAGTACGACGGCCGGGATCAACGCCATCGCGAACGCGATCGACTGGCAGCCGGGAGACGTGGTCGTCCGCACCGATCTCGAGCATCCGGCTGGAATCCTCCCGTGGCAGCGCCTCGAACGAGCGGGTGTCGACGTTCGCGTCGTCGAGACGGAGGACGGGCGAATCGACCGCAACCAGTTCGCGGAGGCCGTCTCGGACGCTCGACTCGTCTGTTTCAGCGCGGTCACGTGGACCCACGGGACACGGCTTCCGGTATCCGAGTTGGTCGACATCGCCCACGACGCCGGGGCATTCACACTCGTCGACGCCGTGCAGGTACCCGGTCAGCTGTCCATGGACGTCTCGGCGTGGGGGGCCGACGCGGTCGCCGCCGCCGGCCACAAGTGGCTCCTGGGACTGTGGGGAGGTGGGTTCCTCTACGTTAACCGGCCGGTCGCCGAGGAACTCGAGCCGCGGACGGTCGGCTACCGGAGCGTCGAGACGCCAACCGCCGACCCGTTCGAGTTCGCCGCTGGCGCGCGTCGGTTCGAGGTCGGGTCGGCGAATCCGGCGCCACACGTCGCTCTCCATGAAGCGATTCAGGCGATCAGCGAAGTCGGCATCGACCGAATCGAAGACCGCGTTCATCGTCTCGCCGGTCGGCTGGTCGATGGCATCCCCGAGGCTCGACTCCTGAGTCCGTCACCGCCGGAGTCGGGTCTGGTGACGATCGAAGTCGACGACCCGGACGCGACTGTCCAGCGCCTGGCAACGGAGGGGATCGTCGTCCGAGCGTTACCGTTACCGAACGCGATCCGAGCGTCGGTCCACGCGGTCAACACCGCTGCTGATGTCGATCGACTGCTCGAGGAACTGGAACGAGAGTGGTAA
- a CDS encoding heme-copper oxidase family protein, whose amino-acid sequence MLRTRNDPFLVMAGLYLVIGLFATVGTLGVEAGVIDVLPRLRWLTIHFVTIGGMTQALFGVLPALAGSRREDTTDATVRNRWLQWLSLNAGYPLILIGMATGTTIVAVVGASLVLGALAGLLATVYRSKDPAVDGRFYFRTAPWFLVVGILAAFGMLLNVHGPGGYFGTVEAHVHANVWGFLALVAAGALFTVLPRLFGADLRYPRLRRVTYWGITAGAVGLVAGPWLARHELTMLGLVVYVVGTAALLANVIGTYRVGERAQPERFALILGAYLWLAFPVPWAPLVLLFPETVPATAIEIAAIDGLVFGWMLQLAMAFLPIVAVGAKSDRAGFAARTTAASETVRTPSWLQIASVNLGMLALWLTAILPVGGTVDSLSLVGYLLVAVAWGFFAVDLWTALTTPSTSTAGTSEIPSE is encoded by the coding sequence ATGCTTCGAACGCGGAACGATCCGTTTCTCGTCATGGCTGGGTTATACCTCGTGATTGGATTGTTCGCTACCGTTGGAACGCTCGGCGTCGAAGCCGGTGTGATCGACGTGTTGCCGCGGCTTCGGTGGTTGACGATCCACTTCGTGACCATCGGCGGGATGACTCAGGCCTTGTTCGGTGTGCTCCCGGCGCTAGCCGGTTCCCGGCGCGAGGACACGACGGACGCAACGGTTCGCAACCGGTGGCTCCAGTGGCTCTCGCTGAACGCCGGCTATCCGCTCATCCTGATCGGGATGGCGACCGGCACAACCATCGTCGCGGTCGTCGGTGCCTCCCTCGTCCTCGGCGCACTCGCTGGACTACTGGCGACGGTGTATCGATCGAAAGACCCCGCCGTCGACGGACGCTTCTACTTTCGGACTGCGCCGTGGTTCTTGGTCGTCGGCATCCTCGCTGCGTTCGGGATGTTGCTGAACGTCCACGGACCGGGCGGCTACTTCGGGACGGTCGAGGCCCACGTTCACGCAAACGTCTGGGGGTTCCTCGCCCTCGTCGCGGCAGGCGCTCTCTTCACGGTGCTTCCTCGGCTGTTCGGAGCCGACTTGCGGTATCCGCGCCTCCGACGCGTCACCTACTGGGGGATCACGGCTGGCGCCGTTGGCCTCGTCGCGGGACCATGGCTGGCGCGCCACGAACTCACGATGCTTGGGCTCGTCGTCTACGTGGTCGGGACGGCGGCGCTGTTAGCGAACGTCATCGGCACGTACCGCGTGGGCGAACGGGCCCAGCCGGAGCGATTCGCCCTTATTCTCGGGGCGTACCTCTGGCTGGCGTTCCCCGTTCCGTGGGCGCCGCTCGTACTGCTCTTTCCGGAGACGGTCCCCGCCACGGCGATCGAAATCGCGGCGATCGACGGCCTCGTGTTCGGGTGGATGCTACAGCTAGCGATGGCGTTTCTCCCCATCGTCGCAGTCGGCGCAAAAAGCGATAGAGCGGGATTCGCCGCCCGGACGACTGCGGCGAGCGAGACCGTCAGAACTCCATCCTGGCTACAGATCGCAAGCGTGAACCTCGGGATGCTGGCGCTCTGGCTGACCGCGATACTCCCGGTCGGAGGCACCGTCGACTCGCTGTCACTCGTCGGCTACCTCCTCGTCGCCGTCGCCTGGGGGTTCTTCGCCGTCGATCTCTGGACGGCACTGACTACACCATCTACTTCCACTGCAGGTACTTCCGAGATCCCCTCGGAGTAA
- a CDS encoding DUF7521 family protein → MDASFLLAKLITLILSLLVAYLAYHGYRRSGETPMLYVSGGFIFIGAGAICEGLVYHVFGTTIASAALVQAAIVSSGMVLVLFSLTR, encoded by the coding sequence ATGGACGCGTCGTTCCTGCTTGCCAAACTGATAACGCTCATCCTGAGTCTTCTCGTCGCGTATCTCGCGTACCATGGCTATCGCCGAAGCGGTGAGACGCCGATGCTGTACGTCTCCGGCGGGTTCATCTTCATCGGCGCCGGTGCGATCTGCGAGGGGCTCGTTTACCACGTGTTCGGGACGACGATCGCGTCCGCTGCGCTCGTACAGGCCGCCATCGTCTCGAGCGGGATGGTCCTCGTTCTCTTTTCGTTAACGAGATAA
- a CDS encoding multicopper oxidase family protein, with product MVDNERTVPRRRALRISGAALFGIAGSSSETGSGTKTASFERPAQEDDGGPLEETLVASSGAIDVGADETDETWLYEGQLPGPELRVSEGETLRVSLENLVSEGTTIHWHGVPVPNRMDGVPNVTQDPVPPEGTFEYEYEASPAGTYVYHSHVGLQLDRGLYGPLIVEEGSPHVEYDREHTLQFDDHLGEEPALDSIEAPPGGGDGPGPGNGGGRGDGMGPGGGYGSDEDRGPGGGMGPGNGPGPGDGMGPDSQMRGQRPPYDGLLVNGRLPSDPPIFDVEEGERVRLRFINPSSATTYRVGVGGHSLTVTHADGRPVEPVDVDSFVLSMGERYDAILEADSPGEWPIVAAPIVGDEEPAEARLRYESASEAEAEAETGERPQFGGQELEYDDLEALEPLDLDGEPDRTFDLTLSGGMMGGAASDAWTIDGETYPDADPFEISEGDHVRVRMVNRSPAIHPMHLHGHFFQVGDAVKDTVLVAPHGDQVTFDFRADNPGDWLFHCHNVYHLERGMARVFEYE from the coding sequence ATGGTCGATAACGAACGGACGGTCCCACGACGACGGGCATTGCGGATCAGCGGTGCGGCGCTGTTCGGGATCGCTGGATCGTCCAGCGAAACCGGATCGGGAACGAAAACGGCGAGCTTCGAGCGGCCTGCACAGGAAGACGACGGCGGCCCGCTGGAAGAAACGCTGGTCGCCTCGAGCGGAGCGATCGATGTCGGAGCGGACGAGACCGACGAGACGTGGCTGTACGAGGGGCAACTCCCCGGGCCGGAACTACGTGTGAGCGAGGGAGAGACGCTCCGCGTCTCACTCGAGAACCTGGTGTCCGAGGGGACGACGATTCACTGGCACGGCGTTCCCGTTCCGAACCGGATGGACGGCGTCCCGAACGTCACACAGGACCCTGTCCCGCCGGAGGGGACGTTCGAGTACGAGTACGAAGCGTCGCCGGCGGGGACGTACGTCTATCACAGCCACGTTGGGTTACAACTCGACAGGGGGCTCTACGGACCGCTGATCGTCGAAGAGGGGTCACCACACGTCGAGTACGACCGCGAGCATACCCTGCAGTTCGACGATCACCTCGGGGAAGAGCCGGCGCTCGATTCGATCGAAGCCCCGCCGGGCGGCGGTGACGGACCGGGTCCGGGTAACGGAGGCGGACGCGGCGACGGAATGGGGCCGGGTGGAGGCTATGGATCCGACGAGGATCGCGGACCGGGGGGCGGAATGGGACCCGGCAATGGTCCAGGGCCTGGAGACGGAATGGGTCCAGACAGTCAGATGCGCGGTCAGCGACCGCCGTACGACGGCCTCCTCGTCAACGGGCGTCTCCCATCAGATCCACCGATATTCGACGTCGAGGAGGGTGAGCGGGTCCGGCTTCGATTCATCAATCCGAGCAGCGCTACCACCTACCGGGTCGGCGTCGGAGGCCACTCGTTGACCGTCACACACGCCGACGGTCGACCGGTCGAGCCCGTCGACGTGGATTCGTTCGTTCTGAGCATGGGCGAACGGTACGACGCGATCCTCGAGGCGGATTCACCCGGAGAGTGGCCCATCGTCGCGGCGCCTATCGTCGGCGATGAGGAACCCGCGGAGGCGAGGCTACGGTACGAAAGCGCCTCCGAGGCCGAGGCCGAGGCCGAAACCGGCGAGCGGCCGCAGTTCGGCGGCCAGGAACTGGAATACGACGACCTCGAGGCACTCGAACCGCTGGATCTCGACGGGGAGCCGGACCGGACGTTCGATCTCACGCTGTCGGGCGGAATGATGGGCGGTGCCGCTTCCGACGCGTGGACCATCGACGGCGAAACGTACCCGGACGCCGATCCGTTCGAGATCAGCGAGGGTGATCACGTCCGCGTGCGGATGGTGAACCGCAGTCCGGCGATCCACCCGATGCACCTCCACGGTCACTTCTTCCAGGTCGGCGACGCGGTCAAGGACACCGTACTCGTCGCGCCGCATGGCGATCAAGTAACCTTCGACTTCCGCGCGGACAATCCCGGTGACTGGCTGTTCCACTGTCACAACGTCTATCATCTCGAGCGGGGGATGGCCCGCGTGTTCGAATACGAGTAG
- a CDS encoding ribonuclease HI family protein, which yields MTDEPLPVEHLSPLATLVDEVLAGVGYEMAPATDAIDDAVPGYGGLFAPETPPDELRHALESLLESGLTRPAVSEPTSDAFVLYVDGSSRGNPGPAGAGAVIMDAAETQLARLGRPVGARTGNNTAEYVALHLGLSELLARYEPHRLEVRIDSMTVIRDVWGGNDPTESGVETYSEAVTEALSNIPEHEYTHLADSDPNPADALATVGADIAAFGPE from the coding sequence ATGACCGACGAACCCCTCCCAGTCGAACACCTCTCCCCGCTCGCCACGCTCGTCGACGAGGTGCTCGCGGGCGTCGGTTACGAGATGGCCCCGGCCACCGACGCCATCGACGACGCCGTCCCCGGCTACGGCGGTCTGTTCGCCCCCGAGACTCCCCCCGACGAGTTGCGTCACGCGCTCGAGAGCCTCCTGGAATCGGGACTCACACGGCCAGCCGTCTCCGAGCCGACGAGCGACGCATTCGTCCTCTACGTCGACGGCAGTTCACGCGGTAACCCCGGGCCCGCAGGTGCGGGTGCCGTGATCATGGACGCTGCGGAGACTCAACTCGCCCGTCTCGGTCGACCCGTCGGTGCCCGGACGGGGAACAACACCGCCGAATACGTCGCCCTCCACCTCGGACTCTCCGAACTGTTGGCACGCTACGAGCCACACAGACTGGAGGTACGAATCGACTCGATGACGGTTATCCGGGACGTCTGGGGTGGCAACGACCCGACGGAATCGGGCGTCGAGACGTACAGCGAGGCCGTCACGGAAGCACTGTCGAACATCCCGGAACACGAGTACACGCATCTGGCCGACAGCGACCCGAACCCTGCCGACGCACTGGCGACAGTGGGGGCCGATATCGCGGCCTTCGGACCAGAATAG
- a CDS encoding DsbA family protein, whose protein sequence is MSLDQSSRRAFLAGSAVTGSVGGAYYLTRSDGTGHDISPSLHSSDGTTALGIDLAGKPIVGSPDAPLDIYYWTDFQCPFCERFERETFPDLVREYVEPGDVRIVVIALPYFGGDSMTAAVASRCVWDRLRDGDPAAYWDWHAAVFDEQGEKNSGWASTENLLEYTRAVPDVSADGLESCLEDRRADVEAAVEAEAERATELGVSGTPTFVVFDPESEAAGSLVGAQPIERFDEAIDRIGDA, encoded by the coding sequence ATGTCGCTCGATCAGTCATCCCGCCGTGCCTTCCTCGCCGGCTCGGCCGTGACGGGTAGCGTCGGCGGCGCTTACTATCTCACCCGATCCGACGGGACCGGACACGACATCTCCCCGTCGCTTCACTCGAGCGACGGGACGACCGCGCTCGGCATCGACCTCGCCGGAAAACCGATCGTCGGATCGCCCGACGCGCCGCTCGATATCTACTACTGGACGGACTTCCAGTGCCCGTTCTGCGAACGGTTCGAACGGGAGACATTTCCTGACCTCGTTCGGGAGTACGTCGAACCGGGCGACGTTCGCATCGTAGTAATCGCGCTCCCGTACTTCGGCGGTGACTCGATGACGGCCGCGGTCGCGAGCAGGTGTGTCTGGGATCGGCTCCGCGATGGCGACCCCGCTGCCTACTGGGACTGGCACGCGGCGGTATTTGACGAGCAGGGTGAGAAGAACTCGGGGTGGGCGTCCACGGAGAACCTCCTCGAGTACACCCGAGCAGTACCCGACGTCAGCGCGGACGGCCTCGAGTCGTGTCTCGAGGACCGACGAGCGGACGTCGAGGCCGCAGTCGAGGCCGAGGCGGAGCGGGCAACCGAACTCGGCGTCTCGGGCACGCCGACGTTCGTCGTCTTCGATCCGGAGTCCGAAGCTGCCGGTTCGCTCGTCGGTGCACAGCCCATCGAGCGCTTCGACGAGGCGATCGATCGTATCGGGGACGCGTGA
- a CDS encoding DoxX family protein: MSTTTRNRLESRYGGITLEGRPHALSAWFVVALRFVMGGMILFAGLGKVADWPFDASGFLVHGVDPASPVSGLYAAMAANPALMEVINVVVPATQLLIGVALIAGAFVRLAALGGAMQMVLFYLGGWEGEWLALFDSTLIYAVAFLALGAFAAGRIAGLDRYIEGINVGGQPLLERFPRLRYVLG; the protein is encoded by the coding sequence ATGTCCACAACTACTCGAAACCGACTCGAAAGCCGATACGGAGGAATCACACTCGAAGGACGGCCCCACGCGCTGAGCGCGTGGTTCGTCGTGGCGCTGCGGTTCGTAATGGGCGGTATGATCCTGTTTGCGGGCCTGGGAAAGGTCGCGGACTGGCCGTTCGACGCCAGCGGCTTCCTGGTCCACGGCGTCGACCCGGCCAGCCCCGTCAGCGGTCTCTACGCCGCGATGGCAGCCAACCCCGCGCTGATGGAGGTCATCAACGTCGTCGTGCCCGCAACGCAGCTGCTGATCGGCGTCGCGCTGATCGCCGGCGCGTTCGTCCGCCTGGCAGCCCTGGGCGGGGCCATGCAGATGGTCCTGTTCTACCTCGGCGGCTGGGAAGGTGAGTGGCTCGCGCTGTTCGACTCGACGCTGATCTACGCCGTCGCGTTCCTCGCGCTCGGCGCCTTCGCAGCGGGCCGCATCGCCGGCCTCGACCGCTATATCGAAGGGATCAACGTCGGCGGCCAACCGCTTCTCGAGCGGTTCCCCAGGCTCCGGTACGTCCTGGGCTAA